A single genomic interval of Paenibacillus macerans harbors:
- a CDS encoding SpoIID/LytB domain-containing protein, with protein sequence MKGTRRAMTFSKWGKGIAAALLLTAAVQFPGVAGAAASEQIRVAMYLDLGSTYKSTVPAVTLKTEAAAEAGIMAGGEFAPWLEMAAAETSRFSVSGFKVKALESTDWGTVAAAVKKLQGTADKPVAYAVDRPAGTVYRIYTGPYASAAEALTAAGRVSQALSGQLLGQKPSVRGPYYISAGLFGSRNEAESLAKTLSGQDAEAFVAMTGPQKYAVWVGGMSSVAEQATLQAELALTAPQLFLTPVDLATPALLLHNDVSLALGAPNGAVHYELYGEGAKLMVRDNKDSSAIKVVERSERRYRGDFEISKVNGQLALVNVLPLEQYLYSVVSAEVPSSWPQEALKAQAVAARSYALYNAQLNKYKVAGLVDTTLSQVYNGVDQEADSVVKAVESTAGEVLKVSGKVIEGLFSSNSGGVTADSAEVWSNVNPIYASVPSEGDESAQASLKTWYQVLLDNGKTGYVREDNAKLAETNAAGLPLMTVTANNVNVRPLPLIQSDVNPVAKLNPGDKAIVLSKVAESTAYAWIRGPYTSDQLLKSLKGKTATEPPAPITSLEVAQRGPSGRVTQIKANGQILDIKYPDSFRSALNGLPSTLFEIVPTGRYTVQGAEGAAGTAASDATILSASGKTSLSGGNMVVLGAEQTARVIDKSSAFLFVGRGNGHGLGLSQWGAKGLADAGYDYRKILQHYYQNVTIVKE encoded by the coding sequence TTGAAAGGGACGAGACGGGCAATGACATTCAGCAAATGGGGAAAAGGAATCGCGGCCGCTTTGCTGTTAACTGCAGCGGTCCAATTCCCGGGGGTTGCCGGCGCCGCAGCTTCCGAACAAATTCGCGTAGCTATGTACCTGGATCTTGGCAGCACGTACAAGTCGACCGTGCCGGCGGTAACGCTGAAGACGGAAGCGGCTGCGGAAGCGGGCATCATGGCCGGCGGAGAGTTTGCGCCTTGGCTGGAAATGGCCGCAGCCGAAACCTCCCGGTTTAGCGTCAGCGGCTTTAAAGTGAAGGCGCTGGAAAGCACCGACTGGGGAACGGTCGCCGCCGCGGTCAAAAAATTGCAGGGTACCGCCGACAAACCGGTGGCCTACGCGGTCGATCGGCCGGCCGGCACGGTTTACCGGATTTATACCGGCCCGTATGCCAGCGCGGCCGAGGCTCTGACAGCTGCCGGCCGGGTCAGCCAAGCCTTGTCCGGCCAGCTCCTGGGCCAAAAGCCAAGCGTACGGGGACCTTATTACATATCGGCCGGCCTTTTCGGTTCACGGAATGAAGCCGAATCGCTAGCCAAAACGTTGAGCGGGCAGGACGCCGAGGCGTTTGTGGCCATGACCGGCCCGCAAAAGTATGCGGTGTGGGTCGGGGGGATGTCCAGCGTGGCCGAACAAGCGACATTGCAGGCCGAACTGGCCCTAACCGCGCCCCAGCTGTTTTTAACCCCTGTGGATTTGGCAACGCCAGCCCTTCTGCTGCATAATGATGTTTCACTCGCTTTGGGCGCCCCGAATGGGGCCGTGCATTACGAACTGTACGGAGAAGGGGCCAAGCTGATGGTCCGTGACAATAAAGACAGCTCGGCCATAAAGGTCGTCGAGCGTTCCGAACGCCGGTACCGGGGCGATTTTGAAATCAGTAAAGTGAACGGGCAGTTGGCGCTGGTCAATGTGTTGCCGCTAGAGCAATATTTATATTCGGTCGTATCCGCCGAAGTACCGTCTTCATGGCCGCAGGAGGCGCTTAAGGCGCAGGCTGTCGCCGCCCGCAGCTACGCGCTGTATAACGCGCAATTGAACAAGTATAAGGTTGCGGGCTTGGTGGATACAACATTAAGCCAAGTCTACAATGGTGTAGATCAGGAGGCGGACAGCGTCGTGAAGGCGGTCGAAAGCACCGCCGGCGAAGTGCTGAAGGTAAGCGGCAAAGTGATTGAGGGCCTGTTCTCGTCCAATAGCGGCGGCGTCACCGCAGATTCCGCGGAAGTGTGGAGCAACGTCAATCCGATTTACGCCAGCGTCCCGAGCGAAGGCGACGAATCGGCCCAGGCTTCATTAAAAACGTGGTACCAGGTTCTGCTCGACAACGGCAAAACCGGGTATGTCCGGGAAGATAACGCCAAGCTTGCGGAAACGAACGCGGCCGGGCTGCCGCTAATGACCGTGACGGCCAACAATGTAAACGTACGTCCGCTTCCCTTGATTCAATCCGACGTCAACCCGGTGGCGAAACTAAACCCGGGAGATAAGGCCATCGTGCTCAGCAAGGTGGCGGAGTCCACCGCTTATGCCTGGATTCGGGGGCCTTACACCTCCGATCAGCTGTTAAAATCGCTCAAAGGCAAAACGGCGACCGAGCCGCCTGCGCCGATTACGAGTCTGGAGGTTGCGCAAAGAGGACCGTCCGGAAGGGTGACGCAAATCAAGGCGAACGGCCAAATTTTGGACATCAAATACCCGGATTCGTTCAGATCCGCATTAAACGGCCTGCCGAGCACCTTGTTTGAAATTGTGCCTACCGGAAGGTATACTGTTCAAGGTGCCGAAGGCGCTGCCGGTACGGCAGCTTCGGATGCTACGATTTTATCGGCTTCCGGAAAAACGAGCTTAAGCGGCGGAAATATGGTGGTGCTGGGTGCGGAACAAACGGCCCGGGTTATTGACAAGAGCAGCGCCTTTCTGTTTGTCGGCCGCGGAAACGGCCACGGGCTCGGATTATCCCAATGGGGAGCCAAAGGATTGGCCGACGCCGGGTATGATTACCGGAAAATATTGCAACACTACTACCAAAATGTAACTATCGTTAAGGAATGA
- the queA gene encoding tRNA preQ1(34) S-adenosylmethionine ribosyltransferase-isomerase QueA, with amino-acid sequence MNVDMYDFELPEELIAQTPLPERSASRLLTLNKETGEIRHHVFPDILDYLHPGDTLVLNDTRVIPARLFGVKQDTGAKAEVLLLKNLGEDRWEALVKPGKKLKTGAVIVFGDELRATVESEADMGERVLRFSYKGIFNEILDRLGQMPLPPYIKEKLDDRERYQTVYSKHEGSAAAPTAGLHFTEELLEQVRAKGVNIAFVTLHVGLGTFRPMAVERVEDHVMHEEYYVLPQETADIINQTKAKGGRVIAVGTTSARTLETVAQACKGGPIVRSSGWTGIFIYPGYEFGLVDAMLTNFHLPKSTLVMLVSALAGRDHIMAAYKEAIAMKYRFFSFGDAMFIY; translated from the coding sequence ATGAATGTGGATATGTACGATTTCGAGCTCCCGGAGGAGCTGATTGCCCAAACTCCGCTTCCGGAGCGAAGCGCTTCGCGATTGCTGACGTTGAATAAGGAAACCGGAGAAATTCGCCATCATGTTTTTCCCGATATTTTGGATTATCTTCATCCCGGCGATACGCTTGTGCTGAACGATACCCGCGTCATCCCGGCCCGGTTGTTCGGGGTCAAGCAGGATACCGGCGCCAAAGCGGAAGTGCTGCTGCTGAAGAACCTTGGGGAAGACCGCTGGGAAGCCTTGGTCAAGCCCGGGAAAAAACTGAAGACAGGCGCGGTAATCGTTTTTGGCGACGAGCTGCGGGCGACGGTGGAATCGGAAGCGGACATGGGCGAGCGGGTGCTTCGTTTTTCTTACAAAGGAATTTTCAACGAAATTTTGGATCGTTTGGGCCAAATGCCGCTGCCCCCTTATATCAAAGAAAAATTGGACGACCGCGAGCGGTATCAAACCGTGTATTCCAAACATGAAGGCTCGGCGGCGGCGCCTACGGCCGGGCTTCATTTTACCGAGGAGCTATTGGAGCAGGTACGGGCCAAAGGGGTTAACATCGCGTTTGTGACGCTGCATGTCGGTCTCGGCACATTTCGCCCGATGGCGGTGGAGCGGGTGGAGGATCATGTCATGCACGAGGAATATTACGTGCTGCCTCAGGAGACGGCCGATATTATCAACCAAACTAAAGCCAAAGGCGGCAGAGTTATCGCCGTCGGAACGACGTCCGCGCGCACGCTGGAGACGGTCGCTCAAGCATGCAAAGGCGGTCCGATCGTCCGCAGCAGCGGATGGACCGGGATTTTCATTTACCCGGGTTATGAATTCGGGTTGGTGGATGCTATGCTGACGAATTTCCATCTTCCAAAATCGACACTCGTCATGCTGGTCAGCGCGCTGGCCGGCCGGGACCATATTATGGCCGCCTACAAAGAAGCGATCGCGATGAAATACCGCTTTTTCAGCTTTGGCGACGCCATGTTTATTTATTAA
- the tgt gene encoding tRNA guanosine(34) transglycosylase Tgt, translating to MAAAITYEHIKTCKQSGARLGRVHTPHGTFDTPAFMPVGTQATVKTMSPEELKEMDARIILSNTYHLFLRPGHEIIREAGGLHKFMNWDRAILTDSGGFQVFSLAEMRKITEEGVHFRSHLNGDKLFLSPEVAMEIQNALGSDIMMAFDECPPYPAEYDYVKSSTERTSRWAERCLKSHSRPHDQGLFAIVQGGMHEDLRKQSARDLTSLDFPGYAIGGLSVGEPKQLMYEVLEYTVPLLPADKPRYLMGVGSPDALIEGAIRGVDMFDCVLPTRIARNGTTMTSQGRLVVRNAQYANDFGPLDPECDCYTCRNYSRAYLRHLIKADETFGLRLTTYHNLHFLITLMKNVRQAIMEDRLLSFRDEFFEKYGLFGNDKGF from the coding sequence GTGGCAGCAGCTATCACGTATGAGCATATTAAAACCTGCAAGCAGTCCGGAGCAAGACTAGGCCGCGTGCATACGCCGCACGGAACGTTCGACACTCCGGCATTTATGCCGGTCGGCACCCAAGCCACGGTTAAAACGATGAGTCCCGAGGAATTGAAGGAGATGGATGCGCGGATTATTCTCAGCAATACGTACCATCTCTTTTTGCGGCCGGGCCACGAGATTATCCGCGAAGCGGGCGGACTGCACAAGTTCATGAATTGGGACCGGGCGATTCTGACCGACAGTGGAGGCTTTCAGGTGTTTTCGCTGGCCGAAATGCGCAAAATCACGGAAGAAGGCGTGCATTTCCGCTCCCATTTAAACGGCGACAAGCTGTTCTTGTCCCCCGAAGTCGCCATGGAAATCCAAAACGCGCTTGGATCCGATATCATGATGGCCTTTGACGAGTGCCCCCCTTACCCGGCGGAATACGATTACGTGAAAAGTTCGACGGAACGTACGTCGAGATGGGCCGAGCGCTGTCTCAAAAGCCACTCCCGTCCGCACGATCAAGGCCTGTTTGCAATCGTGCAGGGCGGCATGCACGAAGATTTGCGCAAACAAAGCGCGCGGGATTTGACTTCCCTGGATTTTCCGGGGTATGCTATTGGTGGACTAAGTGTAGGCGAGCCCAAGCAATTAATGTATGAGGTGCTGGAATATACCGTGCCCCTTCTTCCTGCGGACAAACCGCGGTATTTGATGGGCGTCGGTTCGCCTGATGCGTTGATCGAAGGCGCGATTCGCGGCGTCGATATGTTTGACTGCGTCCTGCCGACCCGCATCGCCCGCAATGGCACGACGATGACCAGCCAAGGCAGACTGGTGGTGCGAAATGCCCAGTATGCCAATGATTTCGGACCGCTTGACCCCGAATGCGATTGCTACACGTGCCGAAATTATTCCAGGGCTTATCTTCGCCATTTGATCAAAGCGGACGAAACGTTCGGGCTTCGGCTAACTACATACCATAACCTGCATTTCCTGATCACCCTCATGAAAAATGTCCGCCAAGCTATTATGGAAGACAGGTTGCTTAGTTTCCGGGATGAGTTTTTTGAAAAGTACGGTTTGTTTGGCAACGACAAGGGATTTTAA
- the yajC gene encoding preprotein translocase subunit YajC: MFHFAAAGGAGGAGGTGSLIQMIIPFVIMIAVFYFLLIRPQKKKQQQRNTMLNSLKKGDKIVTIGGLHGTIMEMTDDTVVIRVNDVTKLTFDRSAISHSINSGADGK; the protein is encoded by the coding sequence ATGTTTCATTTTGCAGCAGCAGGAGGAGCCGGCGGAGCCGGAGGCACAGGCTCCCTGATCCAGATGATCATTCCGTTCGTTATCATGATCGCCGTATTTTACTTTTTGCTGATCCGTCCTCAGAAGAAAAAGCAGCAGCAGCGCAACACCATGCTGAATTCGCTGAAAAAAGGCGACAAGATCGTGACGATCGGCGGCCTGCACGGTACGATTATGGAGATGACGGACGATACGGTCGTCATTCGCGTGAACGACGTCACCAAGCTGACGTTCGACCGCAGCGCCATCAGCCACAGTATCAATTCGGGGGCCGACGGCAAATAA
- a CDS encoding TIGR04086 family membrane protein, which translates to MHFIRNLFGFRISQPTVSGLWYAFLWMMIGALILSLLLQGEMLDEPELALYTYLVHGIAVLFGGIVSGKRAKQRGWYQGGLTGLLYVVLLLLISFLALDTSLTLRDCILLAPGLVIGAFGGMIGVNLNRK; encoded by the coding sequence ATGCACTTCATCCGCAATTTATTCGGGTTTCGGATTTCGCAGCCTACCGTCTCGGGACTTTGGTACGCTTTTTTATGGATGATGATCGGCGCCCTGATATTGTCGTTGTTATTGCAGGGGGAGATGCTGGATGAGCCCGAGCTTGCGCTGTACACCTATCTCGTTCACGGCATCGCCGTTTTGTTCGGCGGCATCGTCTCCGGCAAAAGGGCGAAGCAGAGAGGCTGGTACCAGGGTGGTCTGACCGGTCTGCTGTACGTGGTGCTGCTGTTGCTCATCAGCTTTCTCGCGCTCGACACATCGCTGACGCTGCGCGATTGCATCCTGCTGGCGCCGGGGCTTGTCATCGGAGCGTTTGGAGGAATGATCGGGGTGAATTTAAACCGGAAGTGA
- a CDS encoding DUF421 domain-containing protein, which produces MLPHVFRTVLMYITVFVVMRIMGKREVGKLSIFDLVISIMIADIAVFALEDVNKPLYEGIVPMATLVLIQIGMAMLSLRYRKLRVWLDGKPSVIIHNGKINREEMRKQRYNLDDLLMQLRSKKVDSVADVEFAVLETSGQLSVFPKDKSGKTGKTGKTGNSGNSGGRKNKENASIASKIKYEELPLPLIMDGKVNEENLQKIGKTRFWLKNQIQSKGLSDFKQVFFCSMDHNGKLYINPMDET; this is translated from the coding sequence ATGCTGCCCCATGTCTTTCGAACCGTTCTGATGTATATTACTGTATTTGTCGTGATGCGAATAATGGGAAAAAGAGAGGTCGGTAAGCTATCGATTTTTGATCTGGTGATTTCAATCATGATTGCGGATATTGCCGTTTTTGCTTTGGAAGATGTCAATAAACCGCTCTATGAAGGAATTGTCCCCATGGCCACGCTCGTACTCATTCAAATCGGCATGGCCATGCTGTCGCTTCGCTATCGCAAGCTGCGGGTATGGCTTGACGGTAAGCCGAGCGTCATCATTCATAACGGCAAAATCAACCGCGAGGAAATGAGGAAGCAGCGTTACAATTTGGACGATCTGCTCATGCAGCTGCGTTCTAAAAAAGTCGACAGTGTGGCCGACGTGGAGTTCGCCGTTCTGGAAACGAGCGGACAACTGAGTGTATTCCCCAAGGACAAGTCCGGCAAAACCGGCAAAACCGGCAAAACCGGCAATAGCGGCAACAGCGGCGGACGAAAAAACAAGGAGAACGCGTCCATTGCCTCCAAAATCAAATACGAAGAGCTGCCGCTGCCGCTGATTATGGATGGAAAAGTGAACGAAGAAAATTTGCAAAAGATCGGGAAAACCAGGTTTTGGCTGAAAAATCAAATTCAGTCCAAGGGGCTGAGCGATTTTAAACAGGTGTTCTTCTGCAGCATGGATCATAATGGCAAATTGTATATCAACCCCATGGATGAGACTTGA
- the spoVB gene encoding stage V sporulation protein B encodes MSKQTFIQGTMILLVAGIVNRLLGFIPRIMLPRVIGAEGVGLYQLGYPFFLVIVTIITGGIPLAVAKLVAEAESSGNPGRSRAILRTSLVFTTAAGFLFTFLCLFGAPWVSRYILTDARVYHTFVAMSPMIVVVAVSSVFRGYFQGKQDMIPSAVSSILETVARIVCTLWFAYLLLPMGMAYAAAGAMLGVVAGEIVGLGVLLWQYRQLQRRERQEAAVQETSVKPATEKQPLIGKLLRPILRIAIPVTGGKLVGSLSYLLESITTARSLAMAGISVAVATSQYGALQGMVIPLLLLPGALTSSLAVSLVPSLAEAQARGDMRSIQLRLHQSLRLALVTGAPFAAVMFVMAEPLCLIIYNNAEIAGMLKAMAPFALFLYAQAPLQATLQALDKPGRALVNTLIGAVIKISLIFYLASNPSLGIYGAVIAIVVNFIVVTLLHGYSVARFLRYSLPYLDFAKVCAAMVIMAAAAQYAMNRLPFGSVLEIQFIAAATASGILYLALAGVMGLFDLHDLKRLPVLGKWFRR; translated from the coding sequence TTGAGCAAACAAACCTTCATCCAAGGAACGATGATTTTGCTGGTGGCGGGCATCGTCAACCGGCTCCTTGGTTTCATTCCGCGCATTATGCTGCCCCGCGTGATCGGGGCGGAAGGGGTAGGTCTTTATCAGCTTGGATATCCTTTCTTCCTCGTGATCGTAACGATCATTACCGGAGGTATTCCTTTGGCCGTCGCCAAACTGGTGGCCGAAGCCGAGTCCTCGGGGAATCCGGGGCGTTCCCGCGCTATTTTGCGGACGAGCCTGGTATTTACGACGGCGGCGGGCTTCCTGTTCACCTTTTTATGCTTGTTCGGGGCGCCCTGGGTAAGCCGCTATATCCTTACGGATGCCCGCGTTTACCATACATTTGTGGCGATGAGCCCGATGATCGTCGTCGTCGCCGTTTCCTCCGTGTTTCGCGGTTATTTTCAGGGCAAGCAGGACATGATCCCGTCCGCCGTCTCCTCGATTTTGGAGACGGTAGCCCGTATCGTCTGCACGCTGTGGTTCGCGTATTTGCTGCTGCCGATGGGGATGGCGTACGCCGCGGCGGGGGCGATGCTTGGCGTCGTTGCCGGGGAAATCGTCGGGCTTGGCGTGCTGTTATGGCAATACCGCCAGCTGCAGCGGCGGGAGCGGCAGGAAGCCGCGGTCCAAGAAACATCGGTCAAGCCGGCCACGGAAAAACAGCCCTTGATCGGTAAATTGCTTCGCCCGATTTTGCGTATTGCGATTCCGGTAACCGGCGGCAAGCTCGTCGGCTCGCTGTCCTACTTGCTGGAATCCATCACCACGGCGCGAAGCCTGGCGATGGCCGGAATCAGCGTCGCCGTGGCCACCTCCCAATACGGGGCGCTGCAGGGCATGGTCATTCCGCTGCTGCTGCTGCCCGGCGCGCTGACGTCTTCGCTGGCCGTCTCGCTCGTTCCTTCGCTGGCCGAAGCCCAGGCTCGCGGGGATATGCGGTCGATCCAGCTGCGGCTGCATCAATCGCTGCGGCTTGCGCTGGTTACCGGCGCCCCGTTTGCCGCGGTCATGTTCGTGATGGCCGAACCGCTCTGCCTGATCATCTACAACAACGCCGAAATCGCCGGCATGCTGAAGGCGATGGCTCCGTTTGCGCTTTTCCTCTATGCCCAGGCGCCGCTGCAGGCGACGCTTCAAGCCCTAGACAAGCCGGGGCGGGCCCTGGTCAATACCCTGATCGGAGCCGTCATCAAAATATCGCTGATCTTTTATCTCGCATCCAATCCGTCTCTGGGCATTTACGGGGCCGTCATCGCCATCGTTGTCAACTTTATCGTCGTGACGCTCCTGCACGGTTACAGCGTCGCCCGCTTTCTCCGCTATTCGCTGCCTTATCTGGATTTCGCCAAGGTATGCGCCGCTATGGTCATTATGGCGGCCGCCGCCCAATACGCGATGAACCGCCTGCCGTTTGGTTCCGTTCTGGAAATCCAATTTATCGCCGCGGCTACGGCCTCCGGAATCCTGTATCTCGCGCTGGCCGGCGTCATGGGCCTGTTCGACCTGCATGACCTTAAGCGGCTGCCGGTTCTCGGCAAGTGGTTCCGCCGCTGA
- a CDS encoding post-transcriptional regulator, whose amino-acid sequence MAEEGLTEQELNEAIESLCRSKAEEFRLIGYEHVTGPEIWECVSQKYEKEGIPPMHQLVNDILSLKVTQFMNYMTISAYRGSRLI is encoded by the coding sequence GTGGCTGAAGAGGGATTGACGGAACAAGAGTTGAACGAGGCGATCGAAAGCCTTTGCCGCAGCAAAGCGGAGGAATTCAGATTGATCGGTTACGAGCACGTAACCGGCCCTGAGATTTGGGAATGCGTGAGTCAAAAATATGAAAAGGAAGGCATTCCGCCAATGCATCAACTTGTCAATGATATACTTTCCTTAAAAGTGACCCAATTTATGAATTATATGACGATTTCCGCATATCGTGGATCCCGTCTTATATGA
- the secD gene encoding protein translocase subunit SecD: protein MKRIIAFITVVVVSLGIMGWTSPDLLKNVRLGLDLKGGFEILYEASPLEGGGAVTRESLLKTAQSLEDRANKLGTSEPEVTTEGTNRIRLKLAGVTDEATVRKTMKEPASLTFRSKDGTEKNPNDYNKIEMVGTDFVENGAKLEYTQMNEPVVSIKVKDKEKFAEVTKRLLGKPLAIYMNDQLISAPVVQAVLTDGSAQISVGGDLNEAKELRDQINLGALPLKLTEKYSQSVGATLGMQSLQQTIEAGLIASAFILLFMIGMYRVPGLIASLTLIIHTWLLILVFVWADFTLTLPGIAALILGVGMAVDANIITNERIHEEIRTGKSIMSAVKAGDKHSLRTVLDSNITTIIVAAVMYWFGTGAVKGFALVLIVEIVLSIATNVYLSRFLLNLLLKAGKLSKPKYFGVKERDIRAL, encoded by the coding sequence ATGAAAAGAATCATCGCATTCATAACCGTCGTGGTTGTCTCGCTCGGGATTATGGGCTGGACAAGCCCCGACCTGTTGAAAAACGTACGTCTCGGCCTGGATTTGAAAGGCGGCTTTGAAATTTTGTATGAAGCATCGCCTTTGGAAGGCGGAGGAGCGGTGACGAGGGAATCCCTCCTCAAGACGGCGCAAAGCCTGGAGGATCGGGCGAACAAACTGGGGACAAGCGAACCGGAAGTTACGACCGAAGGCACCAACCGGATTCGCTTGAAGCTGGCCGGCGTCACCGACGAGGCAACGGTACGCAAAACGATGAAAGAGCCTGCCTCCCTTACATTCCGAAGCAAGGACGGTACGGAGAAGAACCCTAACGATTACAACAAAATCGAAATGGTGGGTACGGATTTTGTCGAGAACGGGGCAAAACTGGAATATACCCAGATGAACGAACCGGTTGTCAGCATTAAAGTGAAAGATAAAGAAAAGTTCGCGGAAGTTACCAAACGTTTGCTTGGAAAGCCGCTGGCGATTTACATGAACGACCAACTGATCTCTGCTCCCGTGGTTCAGGCTGTGCTGACCGACGGATCGGCGCAAATCAGCGTTGGCGGAGATTTGAACGAAGCCAAGGAGCTGCGCGACCAGATCAATCTCGGCGCCCTTCCGCTGAAATTGACCGAGAAATACTCGCAAAGCGTAGGCGCTACGCTGGGCATGCAATCGCTGCAACAGACGATTGAAGCCGGATTGATCGCTTCGGCGTTCATTTTGCTGTTTATGATCGGTATGTACCGGGTTCCCGGGCTAATCGCCTCCCTTACGCTTATCATTCATACATGGCTGCTTATTCTGGTGTTCGTGTGGGCAGACTTTACGCTTACCCTGCCGGGGATCGCGGCTTTGATTCTCGGGGTCGGGATGGCGGTTGACGCCAATATCATTACCAATGAACGGATTCATGAAGAAATACGTACCGGCAAGAGCATCATGTCCGCCGTAAAAGCAGGCGACAAACATTCCCTGCGCACGGTTCTCGATTCGAATATTACAACCATTATCGTTGCGGCGGTAATGTACTGGTTCGGCACCGGCGCGGTAAAAGGCTTTGCGCTCGTGCTGATCGTGGAAATCGTGCTCAGCATCGCTACGAATGTGTATCTCTCCCGCTTCCTGCTGAATCTGCTGCTTAAGGCGGGCAAGCTGTCGAAACCGAAGTATTTCGGCGTAAAGGAGCGTGATATTCGTGCGCTTTAA